A genomic segment from Lignipirellula cremea encodes:
- a CDS encoding acyclic terpene utilization AtuA family protein: MSLKVANAAGFLGDRLSAARRLVDAAEVDYLTLEHLAELTLSILARIREKNPQAGYANDFLEVLATLAEPLQQQSQLRVVTNAGGMNPLACAIQAGRLLQEAGLGALPIAAVTGDDLAPRLAELQAAGHLLRHFDTGQPLAELGLPVVSANAYLGAEPIAAGLGEQARLVITGRVADAALTLGPCLHRFGWSLQDWNRLAGGSVAGHLIECGAQATGGYAVDWAEYDLTDVGYPIAEIEASGDCVITKPPGAGGVVNRRTVVEQLVYEIGDPQHYLTPDVDVDFSAVEVAEMGPDRVRVSGARGQAPPDSYKVSLSYRAGYMASAQLLVYGEDCLAKAERCAAMIFARTAQAGYTLERMHWERLGAGDGVPGVAFAGRPPEVVLRVAAQDSRREAVECFTREIAPLITSGPAGLAGYASGRSPVRPVFAFWPTTIPRSAAVAAVVTRTASDWAER; this comes from the coding sequence GTGAGTCTGAAAGTCGCCAATGCTGCGGGGTTTCTCGGGGATCGTCTGTCGGCGGCGCGGCGGCTCGTGGACGCCGCCGAGGTGGACTATCTTACGCTCGAACATCTGGCCGAACTGACGCTGTCGATCCTGGCGCGGATTCGCGAGAAGAATCCCCAGGCAGGTTACGCCAACGACTTTCTCGAAGTGCTGGCCACCCTGGCGGAGCCGCTGCAGCAACAGTCGCAGTTGCGGGTGGTGACCAATGCCGGGGGGATGAATCCTCTAGCGTGTGCGATTCAGGCGGGACGCTTGCTGCAGGAGGCGGGCCTGGGTGCGCTGCCGATTGCGGCAGTCACGGGCGACGATCTGGCGCCGCGGCTGGCGGAACTGCAGGCGGCCGGGCATCTGTTGCGCCACTTCGATACGGGCCAGCCACTGGCCGAGCTCGGCTTGCCGGTCGTGTCGGCCAATGCTTACCTGGGAGCGGAACCGATCGCCGCCGGCCTGGGCGAACAGGCTCGCCTGGTAATCACGGGCCGCGTAGCCGATGCTGCTTTGACGCTGGGTCCGTGTCTGCATCGGTTTGGCTGGTCGCTGCAGGACTGGAACCGACTGGCCGGCGGAAGCGTCGCGGGACATTTGATCGAATGCGGAGCCCAGGCGACGGGCGGCTATGCGGTCGACTGGGCCGAATACGATTTGACCGATGTCGGATATCCGATCGCGGAGATCGAAGCAAGCGGCGACTGCGTGATCACCAAGCCGCCTGGCGCCGGCGGGGTTGTCAACCGGCGGACGGTCGTGGAGCAACTGGTTTATGAGATTGGCGATCCGCAGCACTATTTGACGCCCGACGTCGATGTGGATTTTTCGGCGGTGGAAGTCGCGGAGATGGGTCCGGACCGGGTGCGCGTTTCGGGCGCCCGGGGCCAGGCGCCGCCTGACAGTTACAAGGTGTCGTTGTCGTATCGGGCCGGTTACATGGCGAGCGCACAACTGCTCGTCTACGGAGAGGATTGTCTCGCCAAAGCAGAAAGATGCGCGGCGATGATCTTTGCCCGCACCGCCCAGGCGGGATACACGCTGGAGCGGATGCACTGGGAGCGACTGGGGGCCGGCGACGGCGTACCAGGAGTCGCGTTTGCCGGTCGTCCCCCCGAAGTAGTCCTGCGTGTCGCCGCGCAAGATTCCCGCCGCGAGGCGGTCGAATGTTTTACCCGGGAGATTGCTCCCTTGATCACCAGCGGCCCGGCCGGTCTGGCCGGCTACGCCAGCGGCCGCAGTCCGGTGCGCCCGGTCTTTGCATTCTGGCCCACCACGATTCCCAGGTCGGCGGCTGTGGCGGCGGTGGTCACACGAACGGCTTCCGACTGGGCGGAACGATAA
- the fliD gene encoding flagellar filament capping protein FliD: MGRITTNVGLLSGIDITGTVDQLISLSAQPRDRLEKKTSKLQSQQTAVTELTAALLGVQYATRQIGKSSIFQARSVSSSNSTFLSASSNGSPAVGEYRFTPAQTAQKHQILSSGFAATDKPIGEGVLRLGFDGFVDEGLDLDLLNGGKGIAAGKIKLTDRAGQSATIDLRFALTVDDVLAAINNNDDIDIQAETVGDSFRLVDTSQGTGNLRVQEVGSGSTAADLGLAGINVASDTAVGADVVSLSETIAIDQLNDGAGLSIRTGLPDLSVKLADGQTISIDFQPLDADAPNSLGDLIKTINEASPGNLEASLSESGDRLVLTDLTSGASTFAVTSPLSGSVAEDLGLTGTAVAGEITSERLLGPLKGPLLSSLSGGAGLGQLGEILIQDRSGNSATVDLSSADSLNAVLETINNAGLQVTAQVNQARNGITLVDTSGQLGNLIVESSDATDTAAKLGIAVNASVASIKGGSLNLQSVSEHTTLDSLNGGRGVSKNSFLITDASGKSSAVNLSQLGDATIGGLISAINELPLGVRAEINETGDGLQIVDTLGAGAPITISEVGSGTAAADLNLLGAAVQKDFSGQPTYVIDGRQTIEIEIDADDTLQDLADKVNALRLDVTASLFSDGSGVTPNRLSILSNVGGKQGTLLVDAHDASFSFQTLTEGRDALLLFGEGDGILTSSSTNTFNNLVDGLSLTVNQSSEVSVGVTVAPSDNTLVSQMKAFVDQYNKLRDKIDSITFFNESDLTTGVLFGSPETLRIESDLTQLVSSRYFGAGSIRSVGEVGISIGNDGQLTLDETRLREKFAADPEAVEEFFTNEEFGLSAKFEKTIDGLAGEGKSLLLTRLASLQTNIDNNTDRVEFLTDRLEKQRELLLTKFYKMEEAIAKMQSNLSSIASIAPLSLNQ; the protein is encoded by the coding sequence ATGGGTCGAATTACGACAAATGTCGGACTCTTAAGCGGCATTGATATTACGGGGACGGTCGATCAGCTGATCAGCCTGTCCGCCCAGCCGCGCGACCGTCTGGAAAAGAAAACCAGCAAACTGCAGTCCCAGCAAACCGCGGTTACCGAACTGACCGCGGCCCTGCTTGGCGTGCAATACGCCACCCGGCAAATTGGCAAGTCCAGCATTTTCCAGGCGCGCAGCGTCTCCAGCAGCAACAGCACTTTCCTTTCGGCTTCCAGCAATGGCAGCCCCGCGGTGGGCGAATATCGCTTCACCCCTGCGCAAACAGCGCAAAAGCACCAGATCCTGAGCAGCGGCTTCGCGGCGACCGACAAACCGATCGGCGAGGGCGTGCTGCGTCTGGGCTTTGACGGCTTTGTCGACGAAGGTCTGGATCTGGATCTGCTCAACGGCGGCAAAGGGATCGCGGCCGGCAAGATCAAACTGACCGATCGCGCCGGCCAGTCCGCCACCATCGACCTTCGCTTTGCGCTCACGGTTGACGATGTGCTGGCCGCCATCAACAACAACGACGATATCGACATCCAAGCCGAAACCGTCGGCGATTCCTTTCGACTGGTCGACACCAGCCAGGGGACCGGCAATCTCCGCGTGCAAGAGGTCGGTTCCGGCTCCACTGCGGCCGACCTGGGCCTGGCCGGCATCAACGTCGCCAGCGACACGGCCGTCGGCGCCGATGTCGTCAGTCTGTCGGAAACCATCGCGATCGACCAGCTGAACGACGGCGCCGGCCTTAGCATCCGCACCGGCTTGCCCGACCTGAGCGTGAAACTGGCCGACGGCCAGACGATCTCCATCGACTTCCAGCCGCTCGACGCCGACGCGCCCAACTCGCTTGGCGATCTGATCAAAACGATCAACGAAGCCTCGCCCGGTAACCTGGAAGCCTCCCTTAGCGAAAGCGGCGACCGCCTGGTCCTGACCGACCTCACCTCAGGCGCTTCCACCTTCGCGGTCACCAGCCCTTTAAGCGGCTCGGTCGCTGAAGACCTCGGGCTCACCGGGACCGCCGTCGCCGGAGAGATCACCAGCGAACGCCTGCTCGGTCCGTTAAAGGGCCCCCTTCTTTCCAGCCTGAGCGGCGGAGCTGGGCTGGGCCAACTGGGCGAAATCCTGATCCAGGACCGGTCCGGGAATTCCGCCACCGTCGATCTGTCGTCGGCCGACTCCCTGAACGCCGTGCTGGAAACGATCAACAACGCCGGCCTCCAGGTGACGGCCCAAGTCAACCAGGCGCGTAACGGCATTACCCTGGTCGATACCAGCGGACAGCTGGGCAACCTGATCGTCGAGAGCAGCGACGCCACGGATACGGCCGCCAAACTGGGCATCGCCGTCAACGCCAGCGTCGCCTCGATCAAAGGCGGCTCGCTCAATCTGCAGTCGGTCAGCGAACACACCACCCTGGATTCGCTCAACGGCGGCCGCGGCGTCAGCAAGAACTCTTTCCTGATTACCGACGCCAGCGGTAAAAGCAGTGCGGTCAATCTGAGCCAGCTGGGAGACGCCACGATCGGCGGCCTGATCTCCGCCATCAATGAATTGCCCCTGGGCGTGCGGGCCGAGATCAACGAAACGGGCGACGGCCTGCAGATTGTCGATACGCTGGGCGCCGGAGCGCCCATCACCATCAGCGAAGTCGGCTCCGGCACTGCAGCCGCGGACCTGAACCTGCTGGGAGCGGCCGTCCAGAAGGATTTCAGCGGACAGCCAACTTATGTGATTGATGGCCGGCAAACGATCGAAATCGAAATCGACGCCGACGACACCCTGCAGGATCTGGCCGACAAGGTCAACGCGCTCCGCCTGGATGTTACCGCCAGCCTGTTCAGCGATGGTTCCGGCGTCACGCCGAATCGCCTGTCGATCCTGAGCAACGTGGGCGGCAAGCAGGGCACGCTGCTGGTCGACGCGCACGATGCTTCCTTCAGTTTCCAGACGCTCACCGAAGGCCGCGACGCCCTGCTCCTGTTTGGCGAAGGGGACGGTATCCTCACTTCGTCGTCGACCAATACCTTTAACAACCTCGTCGACGGCCTGAGTCTGACCGTCAACCAAAGCTCGGAAGTGTCGGTCGGCGTAACGGTGGCCCCCAGCGACAACACGCTGGTCTCCCAGATGAAAGCGTTCGTCGATCAGTACAACAAACTCCGCGACAAGATCGATAGCATCACGTTCTTCAACGAGTCCGATTTGACGACCGGCGTTCTCTTTGGATCGCCGGAAACGCTCCGCATTGAGTCCGACCTGACCCAGCTGGTCAGCTCGCGATATTTTGGCGCCGGCTCCATCCGCTCCGTCGGCGAAGTCGGCATCTCCATCGGTAATGACGGACAGCTCACCCTTGACGAAACCCGGCTGCGGGAGAAATTCGCCGCCGATCCCGAAGCTGTCGAAGAGTTCTTCACCAACGAAGAATTCGGCCTTTCCGCCAAGTTTGAAAAGACCATCGATGGCCTCGCCGGCGAGGGAAAGTCCCTGCTGCTGACGCGACTTGCTTCGCTGCAGACCAATATCGACAACAACACCGATCGGGTCGAATTCCTGACCGATCGACTTGAGAAACAGCGGGAACTGCTGCTGACCAAATTCTACAAAATGGAAGAAGCGATCGCCAAAATGCAATCGAACCTGAGTTCGATTGCGTCGATCGCACCGCTGAGTCTAAATCAGTAA
- a CDS encoding flagellar export chaperone FliS — translation MQNDHARNVYLETQINTATPQKLRLMLIGGAIRFARQTMEHWRNEEPEQAFEALIRSRSIVSELLATIRPSSGPLERTMAAIYAYIFQTMTLAQMERSEEKLLATIQVLEEEQATWLALCEKYPHETPPSLRAEEVEITAKDYAADNESKSTTAENEPAARFSIDA, via the coding sequence ATGCAAAACGACCATGCCCGGAATGTCTACTTAGAGACGCAGATTAACACGGCCACTCCGCAGAAACTGCGGTTGATGTTAATCGGCGGCGCCATCCGCTTTGCCCGGCAAACGATGGAGCATTGGCGGAACGAGGAACCGGAACAGGCGTTTGAAGCGCTGATCCGCAGTCGTTCCATTGTCAGCGAACTGCTGGCGACGATTCGCCCTTCCAGCGGCCCGCTGGAACGCACCATGGCCGCCATCTATGCGTACATCTTTCAAACGATGACGCTGGCGCAGATGGAACGGAGCGAAGAAAAGCTCCTCGCGACCATTCAGGTGCTGGAAGAAGAACAGGCCACCTGGCTCGCGCTATGCGAAAAATACCCGCACGAAACGCCGCCTTCGCTGCGTGCGGAAGAGGTCGAGATTACGGCCAAGGATTACGCCGCTGACAACGAGAGCAAAAGCACCACCGCCGAGAACGAACCCGCGGCTCGTTTCTCGATCGATGCCTGA
- a CDS encoding flagellin N-terminal helical domain-containing protein: protein MSRINTNVSSLIAQNTLQRSNSDLQTTLNRLSTGLRIGSGKDDPAGLIASEELRSDIIGVKKAITNSERANQLIATGDSALGQVSSLLNEIRGLVSEAANTGALSDDQIAANQLQIDSSLEAIDRVAQVTSFQGRRILDGSLDFITKGASNQSFADLKIDQANFGALKEIGVDVQVVSQATQGKLSYGYDTIDEDVTLEIGGSEGFEAFNFAAGSTAEQIAAAVNLVSDAIGVKANIVQQDAQAGSITLSSFGSDNDIVLTATEAGVDPGNIRVKYDSSTAGQALSVAYTAPTGSDPGTLTVNLATSAHVAAEGDAELTGLNNDLKFTSKIPGSEFNDVEVVFAVGGDIGDAATFAYDHNGGTGGVGRLTITIDDSGETTAAQLIADLAADADVGILFEADNVGESDGSGTIAIADAGLQATLSGGELGGAITSTANDIVAAINASGANVDLSAALATGNDGHDVVTDFQEFALTGSKTSSNALQFLAPDATKNIRFVAATPGQALGVDLTTDPEVTDFSTTVVQGAAADSSFSITAKTKGSEYDGVTINLDATAAADSIAYDASTKTLNINVTAAATAADVAALVNGDTFVNDHFSGAVFGGGAGAGVVTSSNTAVTAGGVTSEGTVIINLATNDNGDVITTANDLVDFFNDSGNAAQLSSLGISVSNANGSDGTGLVEATTDDLEFQTLGRTFTDANATTTTVAQNGTNARLTLDALNTGADYDGVEIVFENTATAGSETFSYDSTTKKLTVGIQSGVSTATQVETAFTSASQDIQDLFTLTAEGTGAGAVTVFDQGTTSGGVTIGGTTDGAALLGNEDAGAGGLEFVATDFGSKNFVSIKSLSGSFALTDDNGDSADRSTGTDLNARINGVKAVADGLRASINTSSLDISFALKSDVASGTTVSFSITGGGAQFQLGPDVVSNQQARLGIQSVNTSRLGGVSGRLFELRSGGAKSLANDVTGAAKVVDEVINQVTTLRGRLGAFQKTTLETNIFTLNDTLTNLTDAESSIRDADFAAESARLTRAQILVQSGTSVLGIANQNPQNVLSLLR, encoded by the coding sequence ATGTCCCGAATCAATACCAATGTCAGCTCGTTGATCGCACAGAATACGTTGCAGCGATCGAATAGTGATTTGCAAACCACTTTGAACCGCTTGAGCACCGGTCTCCGCATTGGCTCCGGTAAAGACGACCCGGCCGGTTTGATCGCCAGCGAAGAACTTCGCAGCGATATCATCGGGGTGAAAAAAGCCATCACCAACAGCGAGCGAGCCAACCAGCTGATCGCCACCGGCGATAGCGCTCTCGGACAGGTCAGCTCGCTGCTGAACGAAATCCGCGGGCTGGTCTCGGAAGCCGCCAATACGGGCGCCCTCAGCGACGATCAGATCGCCGCCAACCAGCTGCAGATCGACTCCTCGCTGGAAGCGATCGACCGCGTGGCCCAGGTGACCTCCTTCCAGGGACGTCGTATCCTCGACGGTAGCCTGGACTTTATCACCAAAGGCGCCAGCAACCAGTCGTTTGCCGATCTCAAGATCGACCAGGCCAACTTCGGGGCGCTCAAAGAAATCGGGGTCGACGTGCAGGTGGTTTCGCAAGCCACGCAAGGCAAGCTGTCGTACGGCTATGATACGATCGACGAAGATGTCACTCTGGAAATCGGCGGCTCCGAAGGCTTTGAAGCGTTCAACTTCGCCGCCGGCAGCACGGCCGAGCAGATCGCCGCGGCCGTCAACCTGGTGTCCGACGCGATTGGCGTGAAAGCCAACATTGTCCAGCAGGACGCCCAGGCGGGTTCGATCACCCTGTCGAGCTTCGGCAGCGACAACGACATCGTCCTGACCGCTACCGAAGCCGGCGTCGACCCGGGCAACATCCGCGTCAAGTACGATTCGTCCACCGCCGGCCAGGCCCTCAGCGTCGCCTACACTGCGCCGACCGGCAGCGATCCGGGTACGCTCACCGTCAACCTGGCGACCTCGGCCCATGTGGCTGCCGAGGGCGACGCCGAATTGACCGGCCTGAACAATGACCTGAAGTTCACGTCGAAGATCCCCGGCAGCGAATTTAACGATGTCGAAGTGGTCTTCGCCGTGGGCGGCGACATTGGCGACGCGGCTACCTTTGCTTACGACCATAACGGCGGCACCGGCGGCGTGGGTCGTTTGACGATCACCATCGACGATTCGGGCGAAACGACCGCAGCCCAGCTGATCGCCGATCTGGCGGCCGACGCCGATGTAGGCATTTTGTTCGAAGCCGACAACGTGGGCGAATCCGACGGCTCCGGCACCATTGCCATCGCCGACGCCGGCCTGCAGGCGACCTTGTCGGGCGGCGAACTGGGCGGGGCGATCACCTCGACCGCCAATGATATCGTCGCGGCGATCAACGCCAGCGGCGCCAACGTGGACCTGTCGGCCGCCCTGGCCACAGGGAACGACGGTCACGACGTGGTCACCGACTTCCAGGAATTCGCGCTGACCGGATCGAAAACCTCCAGCAACGCCCTGCAGTTCCTGGCTCCCGACGCCACGAAGAACATCCGCTTTGTCGCGGCGACCCCGGGTCAGGCTTTGGGCGTCGATCTGACGACCGATCCTGAAGTCACAGATTTCTCCACGACGGTGGTGCAGGGCGCCGCGGCCGACTCCAGCTTTAGCATTACGGCCAAAACCAAGGGTTCCGAGTACGACGGCGTTACGATCAATCTCGACGCGACTGCCGCTGCGGATTCCATCGCCTACGACGCCTCGACCAAGACGCTTAACATCAACGTAACGGCTGCCGCCACGGCGGCGGATGTGGCCGCCCTGGTCAATGGCGACACGTTTGTCAACGATCACTTCAGCGGCGCCGTGTTCGGCGGCGGCGCCGGCGCCGGCGTCGTTACCTCCAGCAACACTGCGGTGACCGCTGGCGGCGTGACGAGTGAAGGCACCGTCATTATCAACCTGGCGACCAACGATAACGGCGACGTTATCACCACCGCCAACGATCTGGTCGACTTCTTCAATGACTCCGGAAACGCGGCCCAGCTGTCGAGTCTGGGGATCAGTGTCAGCAACGCCAACGGCAGCGACGGCACGGGTCTGGTGGAAGCAACAACCGACGATCTGGAATTCCAGACGCTGGGACGGACCTTCACCGACGCCAACGCCACCACGACGACGGTCGCCCAGAACGGCACCAACGCCCGGCTGACGCTCGACGCCCTGAATACGGGCGCCGACTACGACGGCGTGGAAATTGTCTTCGAAAACACGGCGACCGCGGGTTCGGAAACGTTCTCCTACGATTCCACCACCAAAAAGCTGACGGTCGGCATCCAAAGCGGCGTCAGCACCGCCACGCAGGTTGAGACCGCCTTCACCAGCGCCAGCCAGGACATCCAGGACCTGTTCACGCTGACAGCCGAAGGCACCGGCGCCGGAGCCGTCACGGTCTTCGACCAGGGAACGACCTCGGGCGGGGTGACCATCGGCGGTACGACCGATGGCGCCGCATTGCTTGGAAATGAAGACGCCGGAGCCGGCGGCCTGGAGTTTGTGGCCACGGATTTCGGATCGAAGAACTTTGTGTCGATCAAGTCGCTGTCGGGCTCGTTTGCCCTGACCGACGACAACGGAGACTCGGCGGACCGTAGCACGGGAACCGACCTGAACGCCCGCATCAACGGCGTGAAAGCGGTGGCCGACGGTCTGCGAGCCTCGATCAATACCTCGTCGCTCGATATCAGCTTCGCCCTCAAAAGCGATGTCGCCTCGGGTACGACGGTCAGCTTCTCCATCACCGGCGGCGGCGCCCAGTTCCAGCTGGGACCCGATGTTGTCTCCAACCAGCAGGCCCGCCTGGGCATCCAGAGCGTGAACACCTCGCGTCTGGGCGGCGTCAGCGGACGTTTGTTCGAACTGCGATCGGGTGGAGCCAAGTCGCTGGCCAACGATGTGACGGGAGCCGCGAAGGTCGTCGACGAAGTGATTAACCAGGTGACCACGCTGCGTGGGCGTCTGGGTGCGTTCCAGAAAACGACTCTGGAAACGAACATCTTCACGTTGAACGACACGCTGACCAACCTGACCGACGCCGAAAGCTCCATCCGCGACGCTGACTTCGCCGCGGAAAGCGCCCGGCTCACACGAGCCCAGATTCTGGTGCAGTCCGGCACCTCGGTTCTCGGAATCGCGAACCAGAATCCGCAGAACGTGCTCAGTCTGCTGCGATAG
- a CDS encoding Rho termination factor N-terminal domain-containing protein, whose protein sequence is MPTAWTDKDERQYEHIKESEQDRGSSTEEAKEIAARTVNKQRRKEGRTPNRRTQGTGNPTKPLEERTVDELQNLASEREIHGRSRMRKQELVDALRKTGSSD, encoded by the coding sequence ATGCCCACAGCCTGGACCGATAAAGACGAACGCCAGTACGAACACATCAAAGAAAGCGAGCAGGACCGCGGCAGCAGTACTGAAGAAGCGAAGGAAATCGCGGCCCGAACCGTGAACAAGCAGCGTCGCAAGGAGGGCCGCACGCCCAACCGCCGCACCCAGGGAACGGGGAACCCGACTAAACCGCTCGAAGAAAGAACCGTCGACGAGCTGCAGAACCTGGCCTCGGAACGGGAAATTCACGGTCGTTCCCGCATGCGGAAGCAGGAACTGGTCGACGCCCTGCGGAAAACTGGTTCGTCCGACTGA